The Chryseobacterium sp. JV274 sequence ATAAGCCCCATACAGTTCAAAACCATTGAAAAAATAAGAAAGGTAAGTTTTAACGGAAGAGAAATTTTAGAAAGCTTGATGATCATTTTGGGAGGCTTCTTTATTGTTTTTTTGTGAAATTTTATGAAATATTGATGCGAAGATAGGGCTTCTAACCCTGAAAAATAAAAGAAAAATTAAAATATTTATGAATAGAATGTTAATTAATTGAAAAAAAATATATTTTTATTGTCTCAATTTGAGAATTAAACAATAACTGTATATGAATGTAAGAATATCACGAAGCGTAGGAGTGGTTGCCGTCCTCTATTTTACGGCCAACTTCAGTGCCCAGACCACCAAGGCGAAGGACACAATTGCTAAAGAAAACAAAATAGACGAAGTTGTAGTGATTGGTTACGGTACTCAGAAAAAGAGTAATGTGACAGGTGCTATAGCGAGTATTAAAGCCAGCGATATTGAAAATGCTCCTACAGCTGGAAGGCCGGAGCAGGTACTTCAGGGAAGAGCTGCTGGAATTTCCGTCGTGTCAAATTCCGGACAACCGGGAACCGCTGCAACAGTTCGTGTTCGTGGTATTACCAGTTTTGGAGCGGGAAGTAATGATCCTTTATGGGTGGTTGATGGAATTGTAGTGGATAATATAGGCTGGCTAAATCAGTCTGATATTGAAGGGATTGAAGTTCTTAAAGACGGAGCATCCGCTGCTATTTATGGAGTGTCTGCAGCCAAAGGAGTTATTTTGATCACTACAAGGAAAGGAACCAAAGGGAAATTAGGTCTTTCCTATAATGGCTTCTTTGGTGTTGGAACTGTCTCTAAAAAGCTGGACTTATTAAATGGGTCACAATATGCAACCATTATGAACGAGGCTTATACCAATGATGGTTTGAAACCGGTACTTGGAGATCCGTCATCTTATGGAACAGGCACAGACTGGCAAAAACAAATCTTTAACAGTGCACAACGCCAATCTCATGAATTCAGCATTAATGGAGGAAATGATAAATCTACTTTTTATTCATCTTTTGGATATTACGACCAGCAAGGTATTGTATTAAGGGATATCTCAAATTACAAAAGGGTGAATGCCAGATTAAATTCAACCCATAAAGTATTCGACTTTCTGACCATAGGCCAGACCTTTGCATATACCCACACAAGATCTCAAGGAGTTACTGACAATGGAGAGTTTGGAGGTCCATTAAGTTCTGCAATAAACCTTGATCCTTTAACACCGGTAGTTGTAACTAATGGTATTAATAATCAGCCAAACTTTAGTGATTATATCAATAATCCAAATTATGTGAGAGATCCTAATGGGAATCCCTATGGACTTTCACAATTCGTAAGTAAAGAAATGTCCAATCCGCTGGCTTTTAGACAAACCAAGTTAGGAGGATATAAGTGGTCTGATGATATTATTGCAAATGTATTTGCTGAACTGAAGCTAAATAAGCATATCACTTTTAAGTCAAGTATGAACGGGAAACTGTCGTATTGGGGTGAGCAGGTTTTCACTCCGACTAATTACCTGAGTACGGCTAATAAAAATGATATTAACAACTTATTCAGGCAGACTGATAAAAAGTTTGAGTGGAGTACCGAAAACACCCTGACCTACCAAAATAAGTTTGGATTACATAGCTTAAATGTATTACTAGGACAAGGATATTACGAATATAATATCTCTTCAGGACAGAATATAAGATTTACCAATCTTCCTGTAAATAACTGGGAAGATGCCTCTTTCAGTTTTGATATTGCTCAGGAAAATAAAACGGGTAATGCCTGGGATGGGAAACAAACACATAAAGCTTCTTATTTTGCCAGAATAGTTTACGATTATGATAACAAGTATCTTTTCACGGGGACTATCCGTAGAGATGGTTCCTCAAAATTTGGAGGTAATAACCACTGGGGGAACTTCCCGGCAATGTCTTTAGGGTGGAATGTATCTAACGAGAATTTCTGGCCGGAAAATAAAGTAATTACTACGTTTAAACTTAGAGGTGGGTATGGAGTATTGGGTAATGATGCTATTGATGATTTCCAGTTTGCTAATTTCCTGATAGCCGGAAGTAATTACACATTCGGAGATAATATTATCCGTGTTGGCTATGCCCCAAGTACCCTCGAAAATCCTAATTTGAAATGGGAAAGGACGTCACAGTTCAATATTGCAGCAGACCTTAAGATTTTCAGAAATTTTGATCTTAGTGTGGATGTTTACAGAAAGAAAAGTACAGATATCTTGAGAAAAGTTGAGCTTCCCGGCTATTTAGGTTTAATTAATAATCCATTTAGAAATATTGGGGATATGAACAATGATGGGGTTGAAGTAAGCTTAGGATATAAAAAGAATTGGGGTGACTTTGGCTTTTCTGCAAATGGTAATTTTGCCTATTTGAAAAATGAAATTACAAGACTTGAAGATAACAGACCTTATGTAAACTTTGCTTCTTTCCAAACATTGGGAGCAGTTTCCAGATTGCAGGTTGGGGAATCATATGGTTCTTTCTATGGATATCAAAACCTTGGTGTTTTTCAAAATCAGGCAGAAGTTGATGCCTATAAAAATGCTAATGGAGGGTTGATCCAGCCTAATGCAAAACCGGGAGATTTCAAAAGACTTGATGCAAACGGTGATGGGGTAATTGATGAGAAAGATTATGTAAATCTGGGCAATTCAGTTCCAAAATATACATTTGGTTTAACCATCAATATGAATTATAAAAATTTCGATTTGATGATTTTTGCTCAAGGGCAAGCCGGCAATAAAATTTTTCAGGGACTCAGAAGACTTGATATTCAGGAAGCTAATTACCAAACAGCTATTTTGGACCGTTGGACAGGTGAAGGAACGTCTAATACGATAGCAAGAGTTACAAGAAATGATGATAATCAGAACTATACCAGAATGTCTGACTATTATCTTCAAAAAGGAGATTACTTGCGTCTTAAACTTGTTCAGTTAGGATATACTCTGTCGAAAGATGTTGCAAAAACTATTGGAGCTTCAAAAATCAGATTCTATGTAACTGCAGAAAACCTTGTAACTTTTACAAAATATACAGGATACGATCCTGAAATTGCAGGTACTGATACCTATGGAATAGACAGAGCCTTCTATCCGCAGGCAAGAACTTTCCTTTTTGGGGCTAATGTTCAATTTTAATGACAAAAAAATGAAAAATAAAAGATTTATATATAAAAGTGTATCTGTTTTACTATTAACAGGTATAAGTTTTGGAGCCATATCTTGTGACAGAGGAAATTTAGAAGATGTAAAGAATACAGGAACTTTTGATTCAGGCAACTATTTTAAAAATGAAGAACAGGCATTCAGTGGCCTAGTTGCTACTTATGATATGCTGAGAAAATATTCAGGTGGATTTGAAAATATGGTAACCTTCTTTAATGGAGCTTCTGATGATTTTTATTCAGGAGGAGGGAATTCTTCAGATGGCGCAGGAATTCAAGGGTTCTCCAATTATTCAATTAACCCTATTATTATGCCAGCCAGCTATTGGAAAGACTATTATCAGGGGATTGCAAAGGCAAATTTATTATTAGATAGAATTCCGGCCGCTAGTATGAATGATCAGACCAGAAAAAGATTTATTGCAGAAGCTAAAGTATTGAGATCATTATACTATTTTGAATTATTGAGAATGTTTAAAAATATTCCTCTCATTTTGAAACCTGTTTTGGCAACTGACGATTTCTATAATATTCCTCAAGAAGACCCTGCAAAAGTATATGCTCAAATAGAATCTGATATTGTTTCGGCTTTGCCTGACCTTATGCTGGTCCCATCTGGAGCAAGTGAAAAAGGCAGAATTACACAAGGAACAGCGCATGCTATTTTAGGAAAAATTTATTTATATGATAAAAAGAATGCTGAAGCAGCTGCCCAGTTTGAAATGGTTAATGGTACACCAGGACAGACAAGCCAATATGGATATAAATTAGTCAGCAATTTTGCAGATTTGTGGAAGGTAGATAATAAATTTACAACAGAGTCTGTTCTTGAGGTAATGCATACTAACATAAGTAATGCAGATTGGCCGTTTTGGGGATCTGGAAAAGATGAAGGCAACTCAATTAATGTAATGTTGGGGATAAAATCTTACGGACGCGTTGCCAATGTACCAAATAACGACGCTCCGGACCTTTATGCAAGTTGGGGTTTTAATCCTGTTACAGATGATTTATTTAATTTCATGCAGGGAGATCCTCGTTTGGATGCTACGATTTTTAATGGTAAAAAATTCAAAGACGAGGGCAAAATTACCTATTCACCTGGGTATAAAGATACAGGGTATTTTTTAAATAAATACTTGCCAAGAAATGCAGATAAATCAAATTTGCCAGGACCTACAGAACTTAATTTTCGTCAGAATTATATCGCGATTAGATTAGCAGATACGTATTTAATGGAGGCAGAAGCGCTGGGCGGTGCTGGAGGAAGAGCTCAGGCATTATTAGATGCCGTAAGGGCAAGA is a genomic window containing:
- a CDS encoding SusC/RagA family TonB-linked outer membrane protein, coding for MNVRISRSVGVVAVLYFTANFSAQTTKAKDTIAKENKIDEVVVIGYGTQKKSNVTGAIASIKASDIENAPTAGRPEQVLQGRAAGISVVSNSGQPGTAATVRVRGITSFGAGSNDPLWVVDGIVVDNIGWLNQSDIEGIEVLKDGASAAIYGVSAAKGVILITTRKGTKGKLGLSYNGFFGVGTVSKKLDLLNGSQYATIMNEAYTNDGLKPVLGDPSSYGTGTDWQKQIFNSAQRQSHEFSINGGNDKSTFYSSFGYYDQQGIVLRDISNYKRVNARLNSTHKVFDFLTIGQTFAYTHTRSQGVTDNGEFGGPLSSAINLDPLTPVVVTNGINNQPNFSDYINNPNYVRDPNGNPYGLSQFVSKEMSNPLAFRQTKLGGYKWSDDIIANVFAELKLNKHITFKSSMNGKLSYWGEQVFTPTNYLSTANKNDINNLFRQTDKKFEWSTENTLTYQNKFGLHSLNVLLGQGYYEYNISSGQNIRFTNLPVNNWEDASFSFDIAQENKTGNAWDGKQTHKASYFARIVYDYDNKYLFTGTIRRDGSSKFGGNNHWGNFPAMSLGWNVSNENFWPENKVITTFKLRGGYGVLGNDAIDDFQFANFLIAGSNYTFGDNIIRVGYAPSTLENPNLKWERTSQFNIAADLKIFRNFDLSVDVYRKKSTDILRKVELPGYLGLINNPFRNIGDMNNDGVEVSLGYKKNWGDFGFSANGNFAYLKNEITRLEDNRPYVNFASFQTLGAVSRLQVGESYGSFYGYQNLGVFQNQAEVDAYKNANGGLIQPNAKPGDFKRLDANGDGVIDEKDYVNLGNSVPKYTFGLTINMNYKNFDLMIFAQGQAGNKIFQGLRRLDIQEANYQTAILDRWTGEGTSNTIARVTRNDDNQNYTRMSDYYLQKGDYLRLKLVQLGYTLSKDVAKTIGASKIRFYVTAENLVTFTKYTGYDPEIAGTDTYGIDRAFYPQARTFLFGANVQF
- a CDS encoding RagB/SusD family nutrient uptake outer membrane protein, yielding MKNKRFIYKSVSVLLLTGISFGAISCDRGNLEDVKNTGTFDSGNYFKNEEQAFSGLVATYDMLRKYSGGFENMVTFFNGASDDFYSGGGNSSDGAGIQGFSNYSINPIIMPASYWKDYYQGIAKANLLLDRIPAASMNDQTRKRFIAEAKVLRSLYYFELLRMFKNIPLILKPVLATDDFYNIPQEDPAKVYAQIESDIVSALPDLMLVPSGASEKGRITQGTAHAILGKIYLYDKKNAEAAAQFEMVNGTPGQTSQYGYKLVSNFADLWKVDNKFTTESVLEVMHTNISNADWPFWGSGKDEGNSINVMLGIKSYGRVANVPNNDAPDLYASWGFNPVTDDLFNFMQGDPRLDATIFNGKKFKDEGKITYSPGYKDTGYFLNKYLPRNADKSNLPGPTELNFRQNYIAIRLADTYLMEAEALGGAGGRAQALLDAVRARVGLASVPVSLQAIKDERRRELAGEGHRWFDLVRWGDASAKLGARGFKVGKNEILPIPFNELANTALKQNPGY